A segment of the Amycolatopsis thermophila genome:
ACCCGATCCCGCGGACCGTGCGGAGGAGCTCCGGCCGTCCCGGATCCTTTTCGATCTTGGCCCGCAGCCGGGCGACCGCCGCGTCGACGATCCGGGAGTCGCCGACGTAGCCGTAGTCCCACACCCGCTTGAGCAGCATCTGGCGGCTGAGCACCTGGCCGGGGTGGTTCGCGAACTCCATCAGCAGCTTCCACTCGGTCGCGGTGAGGTGCAGGTCCTCGCCGTCGGCGCGGACCGTCATGCCGGCCGTGTCCAGTTCCAGGTGTCCGAGGTGGACCAGCGGATCCGCCGGTGGCGCGCCGCGGCGCAGCACCGCCTTCATCCGCGCGTCGAGCACCCGCGGCTCGACCGGTTTCACCACGTAGTCGTCCGCGCCGCCCTCGAGCCCGACGACGACGTCGACCGGGTCACCACGGGCGGTCAGCAGGATCACCGGGACCAGGCTGCGGGCGCGGATCCGGCGGCACACCTCGAACCCGTCGATGCCGGGCAGCATGACGTCGAGGAGGACCACGTCCACCCCGCCGGAGCCGTCGAACAGCTCGGACAGCGCGCGCTCACCGGAGCCCGCGAGTGCGACGTCGTGGCCGAGCCCGCCCAGCGCGAGCGAGATCGCCTCCGCGAGCGCGTCGTCGTCCTCCACCAACAACAAAGACGCCACGAGTCACCCCCACTGCCGATCCGGGCACGATACTCAGCCGCGGCGGCGCACCCACCAGCCGGTACCGGCAGCGCTCAGCGCGAGCAGGGCGACACCGCCGAGCAGTCCGAGCACCACCGCGGACCGCGACCCGGTGCCCAGCAGGGCGCGCAGCATCGGGTTCACCACCGGCACCCACCGCGTCAGCAGCACGACGCCCAGTGCCGCCAGCGCGGTCAGCACCGTGTACCCGATCCGCGGCAGCACCAGGCGCGAGCAGGGCAGTCCGATGGCGACACCGGCCGCGGCACAGGCGCTGTGCGCGAGCACGCCGTCCACCAGCACCGCCGCGGTGAATCCGGTGTGGACCAGCGCGGCCCACAGCAGGGGGACCACCATCAGCACCGCGCAGCACAGGCCGATCGCCGCCACGATTCCGGTGATCACTGTGGACAGTCCGCCGGCGTGCACCCGGGTGATCAGCCGCTGCGTGGGGTCCTCGGCGTCGATCAGAGCGATCGCCAGCCAGCACGCGACCACGGTCAGCGCGCCGGCGCTGACCCCGAACAGCGGCCGCGCCTCGGAGCCCGGATCGCTGTAGAGGACGCCGAGCATGATCACGTACGCCAGGAGCGGCGGCAGCCACCGCTGCGAGTGCGCGAGCAACGCGAGCTGGTAGCGGATCACGGGTGCACCGCCGGGGTGTCGACCCGCACCACGGACCAGCCGCCGCTGAGCGCCTTGAGCAGGAGCTCGTCGGTGCTCTCCGCGGCGACCGTCAGCTCGACGCGGTCGCCGTCGCGGTGGGTGGCGAGGACCCCGGGCAGGTCCACCGCGCCGGAGCCGCGCAGGACCACGCGGGCGGCGCGGTCCACGACCTCGACCGCCCCGCCGGTCAGCCGGAACACCTCCGTCGCGTGGGCGTGGGCGCGCTCGTCGCGGTGCTCGCTGAACACCACCCCGGCCCCGCGGGCGCTGGTCTCGGCGATGATCTCGCCGAGCACCTCGTGCGCGTCCGGGTCGAGGCCCGACCACGGCTCGTCCAGCACCAGCAAATCCGGTTCGCCGAGCAGCGCCTGCGCCAGGCCCACCTTCTGCGCGTTGCCCTTGGACAGGTGCCGCAGCGGCGCCTTCGGGTCGCCGGCCAGCGCCAGCCGCTCCAGCAGCTCACGCGGGTCCACTTCGGACGAGCCGGAGATCCGGCCGAGGTGCCGGAGGTAGGCGACCGCGCTCATCCGCGTCGACGCCGGGAACCGGTCCGGGACGTAGCCGACGCGCGGGCGGCCGGTGACCGTGCCCGACGACGGACGGGCCAGCCCGGCGATGATCCGCAGCAGCGTCGACTTGCCGGAGCCGTTCGTGCCGACGATGCCGACCACGCTGCCCGGTCGCACCTCGAGGTCCACCCCGGTCAGCACCGGGACGTCGCCGTAGCGCTTGCCGACCCCCAGCAGCCGGATCACGCAGCGGCGGCCTTCTGCAACGCCGTCACCTCGCGCTCCAGCGCGTCCACCACCCGCGGCTCGACCGGGTGACCGGCGGTGGCCATCCAGTTCGCCAGCATCCGGTGACCGCCCTGGGTGAGCACCGACTCGGGGTGGAACTGCACACCCTCGACCGGCAGCTCGCGGTGCCGCATGCCCATCACCACGCCGGACTCGGTGCGCCCGGTGACCTCGAACTCGTCGGGGATCGTCTCGGGCAGCACGGTCAGCGAGTGGTAGCGGGTCGCGGTGAACGGGTCCGGGAGGCCGGCCAGCACGCCGGCCCCGTGGTGACGCACCTCGCTGGTCTTGCCGTGCAGCAGCTCGGGCGCGCGGTCGACGGTGGCGTGCCACGCTACGCCGATCGCCTGGTGGCCGAGGCACACACCCAGCAGCGGGGTGCGGCTGTCCGCGCACCGGCGCACCACGTCAACGCTCTGACCTGCGCGTTCCGGCGTGCCGGGGCCGGGTGAGACGAGCACCCCGTCGAACTCGGGCACGCGGTCGAGGTCCACCACGTCGTTGCGCCAGACGGTGCACTCGTTGCCGAGCTGGGCCAGGTACTGGACCAGGTTGTAGACGAAGCTGTCGTAGTTGTCGACGACGAGTACCCGCATGGCACCCACCCTACTTGTGTCCACATGCTGGACCGCAATTCATATCACAGTGAAAGTTAGGGTGACCTATCTTTACCGTGGCAGGGTGAGCCGTAGTCCTCTTCGCGTCGCCATCGTGGGTGCCGGCCCCGCCGGCATCTACGCCGCCGACATCCTCGACAAGTCCGGCACCGACGTCAGCATCGACCTCTTCGAACGCATGCCGGCGCCGTTCGGGCTGATCCGGTACGGCGTCGCGCCCGACCACCCGCGCATCAAGGGCATCGTGACCGCCCTGCACAAGGTGCTCGACCGGCCCGGCATCCGCCTGCTGGGCAACGTCGCTTACGGCACCGACATCAAGCTCGACGACCTGCGCGAGTTCTACGACGCGGTCATCTTCGCCACCGGCGCGATGAGCGACCGCGCGCTGGACATCCCGGGCATCGACCTGGATGGCAGCTACGGCGCCGCCGACTTCGTGTCCTGGTACGACGGCCACCCCGACGTGCCGCGCACCTGGCCGCTCGAGGCGACCAGCGTGGCCGTGCTGGGCGTCGGCAACGTGGCCCTCGACGTGGCGCGCGTGCTCGCCAAGACCGCCGACGAGCTGCTGTCCACCGACATCCCGGCGAACGTGTACGAGGGCCTGAAGTCCAGCAAGGTCACCGACGTGCACGTGTTCGGCCGCCGCGGGCCCGCGCAGGCCAAGTTCACCCCGCTCGAACTGCGGGAGCTCGACCACTCGCCGAACGTCGAGGTCATCGTCTACCCCGAGGACATCGAGTTCGACGACGGCTCGATCGCCGCGATCCGCGAGTCCAAGCAGGTCGACATGGTGGTCAAGACGCTCCAGGAGTGGGCGATCCGCGACCAGGGTGACCGGCCCAAGCGCCTGCACCTGCACTTCTTCCACTCGCCGACGGAGATCCTCGGCGACGGCAAGGTCACCGGGCTGCGCACCGAGCGCACCGAGCTGACCGGCGACGGCAACGTCCGCGGCACCGGCGAGTTCCACGACTGGGACGTGCAGGCGGTCTACCGCGCGGTGGGCTACCTGTCCTCGGAGCTGCCGGAGATCCCGTTCGACCACGACAGCGGGACCGTGCCGCACGAGGCCGGCCGGGTACTGGACATCGACGGCGACCAGGTGCCGGGCGTGTACGTGACCGGCTGGATCAAGCGCGGCCCGGTCGGCCTGATCGGGCACACCAAGGGCGACGCCGCCGAGACGATCCGCAGCCTGCTCGCCGACGCGGACGAGCTGCCCACACCCACGCAGTCCGACCCGGACGCGATCACGGACTTCCTCACCGAGCGCGGCGTCGAGTTCACCACCTGGGAGGGCTGGGGCAAGCTGGACGCGCACGAACGCGCCCTGGGCGAGCCGCAGGGCCGCGAGCGCGTGAAGGTCGTCGAGCGCGCGGAAATGATCCGCGTCTCCCGCGGCTAGTTCACCGAGACCTGGTTGAACGGGAGCATCGGGTCGAGCCACGGGAAGACCACGAACAGCAGCAACGCGATCACGCCGAGCACCAGCACGAGCGCGGTCACGGCCTTGACCGCGGCCGGGCCGGGGAGCCGGCGCCAGATCCAGGCGTACATCAGGCCCCTCCGATCGCCTGCAGGAGCTGGTCGTAGGTCGCACCCGGCGTCTTCGGGTACTGGTTGGTCAGCACGGCGTGCACGATCAGCCGCTGCTTGTCGGAGAACCGCGGGTGGCACGTGGTGAGCGTGAGCAACGAGACCTGCTGCGACGGCGGCAGCACGTCCGTGGTGCGGTGCGGCACGGGCGCGACCACGTCGCCCTGGTCCGGCGTGACGATTTCGCGCCCGTAGGTCTGGCCGTACGGACCGCCGTCCGCCGCGTCGGTGCGCAGGGTCCCGACGTTCGCGCACTGCGGCCGCGCGGCCTTGGCGGCGTTCCAGTTCGCGAGTTCGTCGGAGTGCGGCAGCACGCGGTAGACGAAGAAGTCGGTCTGCGTCTCGATGACGATCGCGTCGCACGAGGCGAGCAGGTCCAGGTCGTTGAACGGCGCGCCCTTGCCGACGCGGTGCCCGGCGACGGCGAAGTTGCCCGGCTCCCCCGGCAGCGCGGTGCCCTTGTAGTGCCCCGGCCCGACTTCCAGCGCCTTCGCGTCCGTGCCCTCCTGGATCGTGAAGTGGTAGTCCGCGCCGAAGCTGGGGATGTACATCTTCGCGAACGCCTCGCCGTCGATCAGGTCGGCGTGCAGCGTGCGGCCCTGCGCCCAGTCGTCGTCGAGCGCGGCGGTCGCACTGGCCTGCTTGCGCGCGGAGAAGAGATCGGTGACGTAGAGCTCGTAGACGACGAACAGCAGCACCACGAGCCCGGCGGTGATCAGCACTTCGCCGACGACCCGGGCGGTGCGGGCGGCGCCACCGCGCGACTTCGCCGGTGGCGGGGCGTCGAGGACAGCCACGCGCGCTCCTCTCTCGGGGACGCTTACGTTAACGTGTGAACGTACGGGTGGATGCGCACCACCTGGCCGGACACGAACACGCGAGGTTCCCGATGCCGAAGTCCAAGGTTCGCAAGAAGACGGCGTACACGCCGCCGACCGACCGGCGCACGCCGGTGAAGGTGCGCGCCGCGGGGCCGTCCAGCCTGTTCTACAAGATCGTGATGTTCGGGCTGATGATCATCGGTCTGGCGTGGATCGTCGTGCAGTACATCGCGCAGGACAAGATCCCGTTCATGGCGGACCTGGGCAACGGGAACTTCGCCGTCGGTTTCGGCCTGATGATCATCGGTCTGCTGATGACCATGAAGTGGCGCTGAGCGGAAGATCACAGCGATTGCCCCGAACAGCGGCTTGACCGGTAATTACAGCACTGTGACTCATCCCCAGTGTGGATAACCACTGTGGATAACTCGTCCCCGCATTGGGCTCCGCGGCCGGTTCTGGTCGGAACCGGCTGTGCCGCCGCGGTTTTCGCGATCGTCGCCGCGGTCCTCGCCGGCGACCGGATGAGCACGGTCTTCTTCACGGTCGCGGCGGTCGCGCTGACCGCGTTGTCCCTGCACGGTTTGCTCGTGCGGCCGCGCTTGACCGCCGACCCGCGCGGGCTGCGAATCCGCACCACGACGGGAAAGCACGACCTCGACTGGCCCGACGTGACCGCCCGCGTGCGCACCACGCGCCGACTCGGCCGGGACGCGGCGACGCTCGAGATCGAGGCGGGCGAGCAGCTCTACGTGTTCGGATGGCTCGAACTCGGCGCGGACCCGCGGGACGTGCTCGACACCCTGACCGCGCTGAAGCCCTAACCGGTCGGCTTGCCGCAGTAGAGCTCGCCGCCGCGGTACCCGCACACCACGCTCGCCAGCTGCGCGTCCCGCACGAACACCAGCACCACCAACGCGATGACCAGCACCGCCACCGCGCCGCCCTGCCAGTACCGGCGTCCCCTCGCCGGCGCGTACACCATCGCTGCCGTGACGAGCGCTCCCACGACCAGGCCGCCGAGGTGGCCCAGCAGCGAGATACCGGGGATCGACACGGTGAGGACCAGGTTCAGCACGATCGTGCCGATCGCGTAGGCCGGGTTGAGCCGGAGCCGGATGACGGCGATCAGCATGCCGCCGAGCAGCCCGTAGATCGCGCCGGACGCGCCCGCGGTG
Coding sequences within it:
- a CDS encoding aminodeoxychorismate/anthranilate synthase component II, producing MRVLVVDNYDSFVYNLVQYLAQLGNECTVWRNDVVDLDRVPEFDGVLVSPGPGTPERAGQSVDVVRRCADSRTPLLGVCLGHQAIGVAWHATVDRAPELLHGKTSEVRHHGAGVLAGLPDPFTATRYHSLTVLPETIPDEFEVTGRTESGVVMGMRHRELPVEGVQFHPESVLTQGGHRMLANWMATAGHPVEPRVVDALEREVTALQKAAAA
- the crgA gene encoding cell division protein CrgA, which encodes MPKSKVRKKTAYTPPTDRRTPVKVRAAGPSSLFYKIVMFGLMIIGLAWIVVQYIAQDKIPFMADLGNGNFAVGFGLMIIGLLMTMKWR
- a CDS encoding ABC transporter ATP-binding protein; the protein is MIRLLGVGKRYGDVPVLTGVDLEVRPGSVVGIVGTNGSGKSTLLRIIAGLARPSSGTVTGRPRVGYVPDRFPASTRMSAVAYLRHLGRISGSSEVDPRELLERLALAGDPKAPLRHLSKGNAQKVGLAQALLGEPDLLVLDEPWSGLDPDAHEVLGEIIAETSARGAGVVFSEHRDERAHAHATEVFRLTGGAVEVVDRAARVVLRGSGAVDLPGVLATHRDGDRVELTVAAESTDELLLKALSGGWSVVRVDTPAVHP
- a CDS encoding response regulator transcription factor, giving the protein MASLLLVEDDDALAEAISLALGGLGHDVALAGSGERALSELFDGSGGVDVVLLDVMLPGIDGFEVCRRIRARSLVPVILLTARGDPVDVVVGLEGGADDYVVKPVEPRVLDARMKAVLRRGAPPADPLVHLGHLELDTAGMTVRADGEDLHLTATEWKLLMEFANHPGQVLSRQMLLKRVWDYGYVGDSRIVDAAVARLRAKIEKDPGRPELLRTVRGIGYRLIRP
- a CDS encoding FAD-dependent oxidoreductase, whose product is MGAGPAGIYAADILDKSGTDVSIDLFERMPAPFGLIRYGVAPDHPRIKGIVTALHKVLDRPGIRLLGNVAYGTDIKLDDLREFYDAVIFATGAMSDRALDIPGIDLDGSYGAADFVSWYDGHPDVPRTWPLEATSVAVLGVGNVALDVARVLAKTADELLSTDIPANVYEGLKSSKVTDVHVFGRRGPAQAKFTPLELRELDHSPNVEVIVYPEDIEFDDGSIAAIRESKQVDMVVKTLQEWAIRDQGDRPKRLHLHFFHSPTEILGDGKVTGLRTERTELTGDGNVRGTGEFHDWDVQAVYRAVGYLSSELPEIPFDHDSGTVPHEAGRVLDIDGDQVPGVYVTGWIKRGPVGLIGHTKGDAAETIRSLLADADELPTPTQSDPDAITDFLTERGVEFTTWEGWGKLDAHERALGEPQGRERVKVVERAEMIRVSRG
- a CDS encoding class E sortase, whose product is MAVLDAPPPAKSRGGAARTARVVGEVLITAGLVVLLFVVYELYVTDLFSARKQASATAALDDDWAQGRTLHADLIDGEAFAKMYIPSFGADYHFTIQEGTDAKALEVGPGHYKGTALPGEPGNFAVAGHRVGKGAPFNDLDLLASCDAIVIETQTDFFVYRVLPHSDELANWNAAKAARPQCANVGTLRTDAADGGPYGQTYGREIVTPDQGDVVAPVPHRTTDVLPPSQQVSLLTLTTCHPRFSDKQRLIVHAVLTNQYPKTPGATYDQLLQAIGGA
- a CDS encoding PH domain-containing protein, encoding MDNSSPHWAPRPVLVGTGCAAAVFAIVAAVLAGDRMSTVFFTVAAVALTALSLHGLLVRPRLTADPRGLRIRTTTGKHDLDWPDVTARVRTTRRLGRDAATLEIEAGEQLYVFGWLELGADPRDVLDTLTALKP